One part of the Hippoglossus hippoglossus isolate fHipHip1 chromosome 11, fHipHip1.pri, whole genome shotgun sequence genome encodes these proteins:
- the naxe gene encoding NAD(P)H-hydrate epimerase has translation MLSVRALFGIGVLVTSRAVSVLAQTGTCPLPAAANNHQRNCFRSRAASTMAKTIKYLGQEEAQHIDEELFSEYGFSVDQLMELAGLSCATAITRAYPITSLVKARPSLLVVCGPGNNGGDGLVCARHLKLFGYEPTILYPKRPNKPLFQGLTTQCQKMEIPFLTEMPEAQLIDQAYNLVIDAIFGFSFKGAVREPFGSILDVLEKTTVPIASIDIPSGWDVEQGSADGLQPDMLISLTAPKKSASLFRGRYHFLGGRFVPPGLERKYQLNLPQYPGTDCVLQL, from the exons ATGTTGAGTGTGCGGGCTCTGTTTGGGATCGGCGTCCTGGTGACCTCCAGAGCCGTCTCCGTCCTCGCTCAGACGGGGACATGTCCGCTGCCGGCTGCAGCTAACAACCACCAGAGGAACTGTTTCAGAAGCAGAGCAGCATCCACCATGGCCAAGACGATAAAATATCTCGG GCAGGAGGAGGCCCAGCACATTGACGAGGAGCTCTTCAGTGAGTACGGCTTCAGTGTGGACCAGCTGATGGAGCTGGCTGGACTCAGCTGTGCCACAGCCATCACACGG GCGTATCCGATCACCTCCCTCGTCAAGGCGAGACCTTCTCTGCTGGTGGTTTGTGGACCAGGTAACAACGGAGGCGACGGCCTGGTCTGTGCCCGACACCTCAAGCTCTTT GGTTACGAGCCCACCATCTTGTACCCGAAGAGGCCCAACAAGCCGCTGTTCCAGGGCCTGACCACACAGTGCCAGAAAATGGAGATCCCTTTCCTGACTGAGATGCCTGAG GCCCAATTGATTGACCAGGCTTACAACCTGGTGATCGACGCCATTTTCGGCTTCAGCTTCAAGGGGGCTGTGCGAGAACCTTTTGGTTCCATCCTAGACGTGCTGGAGAAAACCACAGTCCCCATCGCCAGCATCGACATCCCCTCAG gcTGGGACGTGGAGCAGGGCAGCGCAGACGGACTCCAGCCCGACATGCTCATCTCTCTCACCGCGCCGAAGAAGTCCGCCTCCTTGTTCAGAGGACGGTACCACTTCCTCGGGGGTCGCTTTGTGCCACCGGGCCTGGAGAGGAAGTACCAGCTCAACCTGCCTCAGTATCCCGGCACGGACTGCGTCTTACAACTGTAG